AGTGCGGCACGATGCCGAGGTGCTCGGGCGTGAAGCACAGGGTAAGGGTCGTATCGAACTCGGCGAGAGAACTCATCTGCCGGTCAAACCAAGCTTCAGCGTTGGGGCGGAAAGAATCGGCCCAACTCATGCCGGTGCGCAAGTAACGCACCCTGAGACGGCGAAGCCATTCCACACCGGCGTCGAGGCGGTGGTCCTCGAAGTGGAACCACTGGCAGATGCCAAGGCCGCGGGGGAACTCCGCGGCGGCCAGCTTGGCGCTTCCATCTTCGCGCACCAAGCCCATGTAGTAATGCCGGTAATAGGCGCTGCCCTCGGACTCCTTGTGGCGGGTGGTGGCGGTCCAGGTAGCAGGGAGATCGAACAAGCTGTACCAGTGCACGCGATCGACGATGGGCAACAGCAGCTCCGCGGTTTTGCGAAGCCCGAAGAGCTGAATTTCTTCCGCACCGAAGGAAGAAGCGCCGGCTTCGGAAACCCAGATGGGTTTGGAAGTGACCTGGCGGATTTCGTCGATCTTCTTCGGCCAGTCGTGAATGCTCCAGTGGTTCCAGTCGAGAGGAAACCCATGGAGGGCGACGACGTCCACGTGCTCGAGGACGCCATAGGAGCCGATAAGCTGAATGAAGTTGGGATCGATGGGGGAAATGCCGCCGAGCACAATCGGCAGCTCGGAATTCACCCGGCGGATGGCGCGGGCAGCCGCAATCGCCAACTCGGCGAACCTCTTCCAGTCCGGGTCGGCGTGAAAGTCCCAGTGGGAGAGATTGTTCGGCTCATTCCAGAGCATCACCGCTTCGACCATCGGGCGATCTTCCTTTCTCTTTCCGCGAACTGATGTTGCAGTCAGCCGGCGGCGCAGACCGGTGCGGCCGGAGATTGGGACTACAGAGTGCCGGCCAGCTCCAACTCCTGGATGTACCGGCCGTCGCGCGCCACGTTGCGTGGGTTGCAAATCCAGGTTTCAGGCTCCGGATGGGCTTCGATCTGAAGCCCGGAGCTGCGCAGCATGCCCTCGGCGGCAGCACGGTTCGGAATCCACCAGTTGGTGGGATCGTTGGCGTAGCTGTGCTCGATGAAGTACATGCAGGGGAATTCCGGAGAATCGAAAATTTCCTTGTTCCAGAAGTGGTAATTGTCTTCCCAGCGGCGCAGCTGTTCGGAACCGCGGATCATGGTCTGGAAGACGAGCTTGCCTTTCACTTTCTTCACCACCTTGTCGAGAGCATAGAGCGGGTAACGCAGGTGATAGAACACTCCCATAAAAAAGACGTAATCAAATTGGCCGGCCAACTGGTCGACCTCGTACACCGATCGTTTTTCAAAGTCGATCTCGAGGTTGAGCACCTCGGCAGCAAAGCGGCCCTGGGCGAGATAACGGTCGTCGACGTCAATGCCGAGCACCCGCGAGGCCCCACGGCGCTTCATCTGGATGGAATAGAAGCCGCCATTGCAGCCGATGTCGAGCACGGCGGCGCCGGTCAGGTCCTGGGGGATGGACGCCGCCAAGTGCTTCCACTTGACGTTGGGAAAATCGCCGAGGAAATGGTTGGGGGCAGTCGGCACCCCGAAGAGATCGAGATTATGAAACCACTCGCCCAGTTCGCCGATGCGGCGGGCCAGAGTTTCACGATCAAGCCTCGCAGGATGGTGAGGAATCTCCAGGATCGGGCTTGGAGTATGGAGCGGAACGTTCATTCGTTCGTGGAGGACCCTGAGTGCCGGTCCATGCCGAGGTTAGAAGTGGGAGTGAGCACTTTGGATGCCTCTGCAGGGGAGGCAAGAGTTTTACTTCCAACAGCATTGCGCGAATTCGCGGAGCTGGCCGCAAGGTTGAAACGAAATGGAGGCGCAGAGCTTCCGGCGCGCCAGCGGGCCGCCAGTGTAGTGCCGGCTTAAGCGGTAACGCCCAGCCGGGCCCGCATCTTGTCCGCAGCTTCGTAGACGGACTTCAGCTTCGATTCCGCTACCGAGGGCAGAGCCGGAGTCTCCAGCGCCTGCTGTGTCCAGAGCAGGATCCCGGTCAGCTCGCCTTTCAACTGGCTGCGCAACTCGGATTCGACCGCGTGCCGAGCCATGGAACGTTCCTGTTCAGCCCGGCGAAGCGCGGCCTGGACGTCGCGAACCACCCGCTCCATGCGGCTTACCGCGAGGTTGACGAAGATGGGGATGGCCCTTCCCAGGTGCTTGACCAGCATGTCAAGCGACTTGGCGCTGGGCTCGAGCAGGCTTTCGTCAATCACCACGGCGGTGAATTCCTGGTCACTCAGGCGGGTGAGCGCGGTGCGAATATCGGAAGCAAATTCCGTCTTGATGCGAGTAGCGGCCAGCAGTACCTTGGCGCACTCCTGGCCGTGAGACGAATTCGTGATTAGGAGAATCATGCCGATGCTATTGCACGTCGGAAGCCATGATCGGTGCAACTGAAAACACGCAAATTTGCCGAAGTTCGCGTCTTCTGACCTCCCGGAACGGGAGCCTGAAGCGGGAATTGGGAGAGAAGTGGCTAGTTCCCTCAGGGCTAAAGCCCGCATCAGAGGCGGCTCTGGCGGCACGGCTAAAGCCGTGCCCTGCCCAAAACGGTTGCTCCGGGCGGCACGGCCGAAACCGTGCCCTACCCAAACGGGTTGTTCTGGGCGGGCACCAGCGGCTACCCAAAACGGTTGCTCCTGGCGGCACGGCCGAAGCCGTGCCCTACCCACACAACTAGCAGTTGTTTTCAGTCTTGCGACGCGTACTCCTTCAACTTCCGGTACAGGGTCGTCTTGCCGATGCCGAGCATGCGGGCGGCCAACAGCTTGTCGCCCTTGAGCTGGTCGATGGTGCGCAAGATGGCCTCCTTTTCCAGGTCGGCGATAGGAACGATCTTTCCGGCTTCGGCGGCCTCTGGAGGAATCGGATGATTGGCGTTCTGGATAGGCGAGGGCAGGTCGCCAGTCT
This genomic interval from Terriglobales bacterium contains the following:
- a CDS encoding beta-xylosidase, whose amino-acid sequence is MVEAVMLWNEPNNLSHWDFHADPDWKRFAELAIAAARAIRRVNSELPIVLGGISPIDPNFIQLIGSYGVLEHVDVVALHGFPLDWNHWSIHDWPKKIDEIRQVTSKPIWVSEAGASSFGAEEIQLFGLRKTAELLLPIVDRVHWYSLFDLPATWTATTRHKESEGSAYYRHYYMGLVREDGSAKLAAAEFPRGLGICQWFHFEDHRLDAGVEWLRRLRVRYLRTGMSWADSFRPNAEAWFDRQMSSLAEFDTTLTLCFTPEHLGIVPH
- a CDS encoding TIGR04290 family methyltransferase — encoded protein: MNVPLHTPSPILEIPHHPARLDRETLARRIGELGEWFHNLDLFGVPTAPNHFLGDFPNVKWKHLAASIPQDLTGAAVLDIGCNGGFYSIQMKRRGASRVLGIDVDDRYLAQGRFAAEVLNLEIDFEKRSVYEVDQLAGQFDYVFFMGVFYHLRYPLYALDKVVKKVKGKLVFQTMIRGSEQLRRWEDNYHFWNKEIFDSPEFPCMYFIEHSYANDPTNWWIPNRAAAEGMLRSSGLQIEAHPEPETWICNPRNVARDGRYIQELELAGTL